A genome region from Sphingobacteriaceae bacterium GW460-11-11-14-LB5 includes the following:
- a CDS encoding DUF4835 domain-containing protein, translated as MIKKIVWILLLLGFGKLQAQELNARVTLLAPQVSNISKPTLDALQKTIRDFLNNNKFSNESYKPQERIECSFVITINSWDGGSGYTAEAQIQSSRPVFNSSYNSTLLNMSDKNFDFNFNDGSTIDFSDQNYISNISALLTYYAYTIIGMDKDSFSKMGGTPYYKKAQNIINLAQASGNTGWKAADGLRNRFWFNENVLNPIFSELRNFIYSYHLSGLDQLTDNDKGLTQIVAALPALQQMDKQKLGSIFPNVYFASKAEEVTNVLSKLNGQERMKAYNMLAEIDPANIGKYEGLKKN; from the coding sequence ATGATAAAAAAGATTGTTTGGATATTGTTATTGCTTGGTTTCGGGAAACTGCAGGCGCAGGAGTTAAATGCAAGGGTAACTTTGCTGGCTCCCCAGGTTTCGAACATCAGTAAGCCCACTTTAGATGCTTTGCAAAAAACAATCCGCGATTTTTTAAACAATAACAAGTTTAGCAACGAAAGTTATAAACCCCAGGAACGGATTGAATGTAGTTTTGTCATTACCATCAACTCATGGGATGGTGGCTCTGGATATACCGCCGAAGCACAGATTCAAAGCAGTCGCCCGGTTTTTAACAGCTCTTACAACAGCACTTTGTTAAACATGAGCGATAAGAATTTCGATTTTAACTTTAACGATGGTTCTACAATCGATTTTTCTGATCAGAATTACATTTCCAATATCAGTGCCCTCCTCACCTATTATGCTTATACCATTATCGGAATGGATAAAGATAGCTTCAGCAAAATGGGTGGAACACCTTACTATAAAAAAGCACAGAACATCATTAACCTGGCGCAAGCTTCGGGCAATACCGGCTGGAAAGCAGCTGATGGTTTACGCAATCGTTTTTGGTTTAACGAAAACGTTTTGAACCCTATTTTTAGCGAACTGCGCAATTTCATCTACAGCTATCATTTAAGTGGCCTGGATCAGCTTACCGATAATGATAAAGGCCTTACACAAATTGTTGCTGCCCTGCCTGCCCTCCAGCAAATGGATAAGCAGAAACTGGGTTCAATTTTCCCTAATGTTTACTTTGCATCTAAGGCCGAAGAAGTAACCAATGTACTTTCTAAACTAAACGGTCAGGAACGCATGAAAGCTTACAATATGTTGGCAGAAATCGATCCGGCGAATATTGGCAAGTACGAGGGGCTGAAGAAAAATTAG
- a CDS encoding transcriptional regulator has protein sequence MTNHNIKPTEGEMEILQVLWQKGNATVREVHEALNKKDSGYTTTLKLMQILHEKGMVERDTNQKTHIYKALVSQDKTEKQLVNKMIDNVFNGSAARLVMQALGNHSASADEIDEIKKYLDSLK, from the coding sequence ATGACTAATCATAACATCAAACCAACAGAAGGTGAAATGGAAATCCTCCAGGTGCTTTGGCAAAAGGGGAATGCAACGGTAAGAGAAGTTCATGAGGCATTAAATAAAAAAGACTCCGGGTATACCACAACTTTAAAACTGATGCAGATTCTACACGAAAAAGGAATGGTAGAAAGAGATACCAATCAAAAAACGCATATATATAAAGCACTTGTAAGTCAGGATAAAACTGAAAAACAATTGGTAAATAAAATGATCGATAACGTATTTAACGGATCGGCAGCGAGATTGGTGATGCAGGCTTTGGGTAACCACAGTGCAAGTGCAGATGAGATTGACGAAATAAAAAAATATCTAGATAGCCTAAAGTAA
- a CDS encoding DNA repair protein RecN produces the protein MLQKLSIRNYALIDSLDIEFDKGLNIITGETGAGKSIILGALSLILGQRAESKYFFNQDKKCVIEGSFALADENLKELFEENDLDFSNESILRREISIDGKTRSFINDTPVNLSVLKQIGEKLIDIHSQHATQEINDADFQLLIVDSLANHQSLLFNYRSGFKKLRQDTNLLKKLVSEADEARNKQDYEQFLFNELEQAKLQEGEQQELEQELERLTHAETIKRALLTASGLINESEPSALQILKEASLQLQSIEKFDPAINVLYERLRSSIIEIKDITDEVSGIEENTLHSADRLELVNQRLDLFYSLQQKHRVADNTELLAVQKQLEENLNKLLSSDEHIGKLQQEIEQLKKELHKQADQLSANRKKAIKVVEEQTSITLKKVGMLNAKLVLDQKVLGELNKDGLDEINLLFTANAGQAPAPVNKVASGGELSRLMLAIKALLAKHTSLPTIIFDEIDTGISGETALKVGEVIADLGQNMQVISITHLPQIAAKGISHYFVHKNEDRGKTTTGIRKLKQEERIGVIAEMLSGKNPGASAMENARELLA, from the coding sequence ATGCTACAAAAACTTTCTATACGTAATTACGCATTAATTGATAGTCTCGATATCGAATTTGATAAAGGCTTAAATATTATAACAGGTGAAACTGGCGCTGGTAAATCCATCATTTTAGGGGCATTATCGCTAATTTTAGGCCAGCGCGCAGAAAGCAAATACTTTTTTAACCAGGATAAAAAATGTGTTATTGAAGGAAGTTTTGCATTGGCAGACGAAAACCTGAAAGAACTTTTTGAAGAAAATGATTTAGATTTCTCCAACGAAAGTATACTGCGCAGAGAGATATCCATTGATGGTAAAACCAGGTCGTTTATTAACGATACGCCCGTTAATTTATCCGTTCTTAAACAGATTGGCGAAAAACTGATCGACATCCACTCCCAACATGCCACGCAGGAGATTAACGATGCTGATTTTCAACTGCTCATTGTCGATTCACTGGCTAATCATCAGTCCCTCCTGTTTAATTACCGCAGCGGATTTAAAAAATTAAGACAAGATACCAACCTGTTGAAAAAATTGGTGAGTGAAGCAGACGAAGCGAGAAATAAGCAGGATTATGAGCAGTTTCTATTTAACGAGCTCGAGCAGGCAAAATTACAGGAAGGCGAACAACAGGAGCTGGAACAGGAATTAGAACGCTTAACACATGCCGAAACCATAAAAAGAGCTTTACTTACCGCATCAGGTTTAATTAACGAAAGTGAACCTTCTGCCCTGCAAATTTTAAAAGAAGCATCTTTACAGTTGCAGAGTATAGAAAAGTTCGACCCGGCAATTAATGTACTGTACGAACGTTTACGCTCATCGATTATCGAAATAAAAGACATTACCGATGAGGTTTCTGGCATTGAAGAAAATACCTTACACAGCGCCGATCGTTTAGAGCTGGTTAATCAACGACTGGATCTTTTTTATTCACTCCAGCAGAAACACCGCGTTGCTGATAATACTGAGTTGCTGGCCGTTCAAAAACAATTGGAAGAGAATCTGAATAAACTCCTATCTTCTGATGAGCATATCGGGAAACTACAGCAAGAAATAGAGCAATTGAAAAAAGAATTGCACAAACAAGCCGATCAATTAAGTGCCAACCGCAAAAAAGCAATTAAGGTAGTAGAAGAACAAACCAGTATTACCTTGAAAAAAGTGGGCATGTTAAATGCTAAATTGGTTTTAGATCAAAAAGTATTGGGCGAATTGAATAAAGATGGCTTAGATGAAATCAATCTTCTTTTTACGGCCAATGCTGGTCAGGCGCCTGCACCCGTAAATAAAGTAGCATCTGGTGGTGAGTTATCTCGATTAATGTTAGCCATAAAAGCTTTATTGGCCAAACACACTTCGTTACCGACCATTATTTTCGACGAGATTGATACCGGAATTTCTGGCGAAACCGCCTTAAAAGTTGGTGAAGTAATTGCCGATTTAGGACAAAACATGCAGGTAATTTCGATTACACACTTACCACAAATTGCAGCCAAAGGCATTTCGCATTACTTTGTTCATAAAAATGAAGACCGTGGAAAAACAACAACCGGAATTCGCAAACTTAAACAAGAAGAACGTATTGGTGTAATTGCCGAAATGTTAAGTGGCAAAAATCCAGGCGCATCTGCCATGGAAAATGCAAGGGAGTTGCTCGCCTAA
- a CDS encoding radical SAM protein has translation MIGEEEKQYFKGRGAQVNPHNKFLKDVYVKEHDEGIDDWEESDRKTSFIFENSKTIVNKVDSPDVGMAYSLNPYQGCEHGCTYCYARNSHQYWGYSAGIEFERKIIVKKEAPALFKKFLEKKGWDATTISLSGNTDCYQPAERKFKLTRQLLEIALAYKQPIGMITKNSLILRDRDILQEMAKLNLCMVYVSINSLNEDLRQVMEPRTTTAKQRLKVVEELSKDGIPMGVMVAPLVPGLSDHEIPKILKAVANAGAIKAGYTVVRLNGAIGQIFEDWLQKNFPDRFDKVWHMIQSCHGGNVNDSRFGDRMRGDGNISQMIRDNFRLHCRLNGLNVKDIILDHTLFKIPSNQVSLF, from the coding sequence ATGATTGGCGAAGAAGAAAAACAATATTTTAAAGGACGGGGCGCTCAGGTTAATCCACATAACAAATTTTTAAAGGACGTTTATGTAAAGGAACATGATGAAGGCATAGACGATTGGGAGGAAAGCGATCGTAAAACCTCCTTTATTTTTGAAAATTCGAAAACCATTGTGAACAAAGTTGATAGCCCTGATGTAGGCATGGCTTATTCTTTAAACCCCTATCAAGGTTGCGAACATGGCTGTACCTATTGTTATGCCCGCAATTCACACCAATATTGGGGTTATAGCGCAGGGATAGAATTTGAGCGGAAAATAATTGTTAAAAAAGAAGCACCGGCGCTATTTAAAAAGTTTTTAGAAAAAAAAGGATGGGATGCCACCACCATTTCCCTTTCCGGCAATACCGACTGCTACCAACCTGCCGAAAGAAAGTTTAAACTTACCAGACAGCTGCTTGAAATTGCATTGGCCTACAAACAGCCTATTGGTATGATTACCAAAAATTCGCTTATTCTTCGCGACCGGGATATTCTGCAAGAAATGGCTAAGCTAAATCTCTGTATGGTTTATGTCTCCATCAATAGCTTAAACGAAGATTTGCGACAGGTAATGGAACCCCGCACCACAACAGCTAAACAACGCCTAAAGGTGGTAGAAGAACTGAGTAAAGACGGAATCCCTATGGGTGTAATGGTTGCCCCGCTTGTGCCCGGTTTAAGCGACCATGAAATTCCTAAAATTTTAAAAGCCGTAGCCAATGCCGGCGCCATTAAAGCCGGTTACACCGTGGTGAGGCTCAATGGAGCCATTGGACAGATATTTGAAGATTGGTTGCAGAAAAATTTTCCAGACCGTTTTGATAAGGTTTGGCACATGATTCAAAGTTGCCATGGAGGCAATGTAAATGATAGCAGATTCGGAGATAGGATGCGTGGTGATGGAAATATTTCTCAAATGATCAGGGATAATTTCAGACTGCATTGCCGCTTAAATGGTTTAAACGTAAAGGATATTATTTTAGACCACACTTTGTTCAAAATCCCGAGCAACCAGGTGAGTTTGTTTTAA
- a CDS encoding Clp protease ClpC has translation MEAKFSPQVKDVISFSREEALRLGHDYIGTEHLLLGLIREGDGMAIKILRSLGVDTGKLRRSIEDAVRGTSSVTVNLGNIPLTKQAEKVLKITYLEAKIFKSDLIGTEHLLLSVLRDDDNIASQILLQYGVTYDVFKQEVEVNKNGFRDDISNSASTGGDDDYREEESFSTPKKVSDIKSKTPVLDNFGRDLTKAAEEGRLDPIVGREKEIERVSQILSRRKKNNPILIGEPGVGKSAIAEGLALRIVQRKVSRVLFGKRVVTLDLASLVAGTKYRGQFEERMKAVMNELEKSTDVILFIDEIHTIVGAGGASGSLDASNMFKPALARGEIQCIGATTLDEYRQYIEKDGALDRRFQKVMVEPATPDETVEILTRIKDKYEEHHGVTYTDEAILACVTLTSRYISDRFLPDKAIDALDEAGSRVHLTNIHVPQNIIDIEAKIEDIKLEKNKVVRSQKYEEAAKLRDTEKNLIEELDKAKAEWEAETKTKRYEVSEDNVAEVVSMMTGIPVQRVGQTDSAKLLNMYDKVAEKIIGQDDAIKKLTKAIQRTRAGLKDPKKPIGSFIFLGPTGVGKTELAKELARFMFDSDDSLIQIDMSEYMEKFAVSRLVGAPPGYVGYEEGGQLTEKVRRKPYAVILLDEIEKAHPDVFNILLQVLDEGQLTDSLGRKVDFRNTIIIMTSNIGARQLKDFGQGVGFSTAAKTNQADSHSRGVIESALKRAFAPEFLNRVDDVVVFNSLGKDEIFRIIDIELKALFGRVHTLGYEIALTENAKEYIAEKGFDSNFGARPLKRAIQKYLEDPIAEEILKGELAEGDVLEIDYDKTSELISINHKKGEKKKEEPKQEEDSSSK, from the coding sequence ATGGAAGCAAAATTTTCACCACAGGTTAAAGATGTAATCTCTTTTAGTAGGGAGGAAGCGCTCCGCTTAGGGCACGATTACATTGGAACCGAGCATTTATTATTGGGCCTCATCCGCGAAGGCGATGGCATGGCTATAAAAATTTTACGATCGTTAGGAGTTGATACCGGTAAATTGCGCCGCTCAATTGAAGATGCCGTTCGCGGTACTTCGAGTGTTACAGTAAACTTAGGCAATATTCCATTAACAAAACAGGCAGAAAAAGTTTTAAAAATCACTTACTTAGAGGCCAAAATATTTAAAAGCGATTTAATTGGCACCGAACATTTGTTGTTATCGGTTTTGAGAGATGATGATAACATCGCCTCACAAATCTTATTACAGTATGGCGTTACTTACGATGTTTTTAAACAGGAGGTTGAAGTGAATAAAAATGGTTTCAGAGATGATATCTCAAATAGTGCTTCCACAGGAGGTGATGATGATTATCGCGAAGAGGAAAGCTTTAGTACGCCTAAAAAGGTTTCAGATATAAAATCTAAAACCCCTGTTTTGGATAATTTCGGTCGTGATTTAACAAAAGCTGCAGAAGAAGGTCGCTTAGACCCAATCGTAGGACGCGAGAAAGAAATTGAACGTGTATCGCAGATTTTATCACGTAGAAAAAAGAACAATCCAATTTTAATTGGAGAGCCAGGTGTAGGTAAGTCGGCAATTGCAGAAGGTTTGGCCTTACGCATTGTACAACGTAAAGTTTCGCGTGTGCTTTTTGGCAAGCGTGTAGTGACATTAGATTTGGCGTCGTTAGTGGCCGGTACAAAATACCGTGGCCAGTTCGAAGAACGTATGAAAGCCGTGATGAACGAGCTTGAAAAATCTACTGATGTAATTTTATTTATTGATGAGATCCACACCATTGTTGGTGCCGGTGGTGCATCAGGTTCATTAGATGCATCCAATATGTTCAAACCTGCTTTGGCGAGGGGCGAAATTCAATGTATTGGTGCCACAACTTTAGATGAGTACCGTCAGTACATTGAAAAAGATGGTGCTTTAGACCGTCGTTTCCAAAAAGTGATGGTAGAACCTGCTACGCCGGATGAAACGGTAGAGATTTTAACCCGTATTAAAGATAAGTACGAAGAACACCATGGTGTAACTTATACTGATGAAGCGATTTTAGCTTGCGTTACCTTAACATCGCGTTATATTTCTGATCGTTTCTTACCAGACAAAGCTATTGATGCTTTAGATGAAGCAGGTTCGCGTGTTCACTTAACCAACATTCACGTTCCGCAGAATATTATTGATATCGAAGCTAAAATTGAAGATATCAAATTAGAGAAAAACAAAGTTGTACGTAGCCAGAAATATGAAGAAGCGGCAAAACTACGCGATACAGAGAAAAATTTAATTGAAGAATTAGATAAGGCTAAAGCGGAGTGGGAAGCTGAAACCAAAACTAAACGTTACGAAGTATCAGAAGATAATGTAGCCGAAGTGGTTTCGATGATGACAGGTATTCCGGTACAACGTGTTGGACAAACAGACAGTGCCAAACTGTTGAACATGTACGATAAAGTGGCCGAGAAAATTATTGGTCAGGATGATGCGATTAAAAAGTTAACCAAAGCTATCCAACGTACAAGAGCTGGATTAAAAGATCCTAAAAAGCCAATTGGTTCATTTATTTTCTTAGGTCCAACAGGCGTAGGTAAAACAGAACTGGCAAAAGAACTCGCTCGTTTCATGTTCGATAGTGATGATTCACTGATTCAGATCGATATGAGTGAGTATATGGAGAAATTTGCGGTTTCACGTTTAGTGGGAGCGCCTCCGGGATACGTAGGTTACGAAGAAGGTGGACAATTAACTGAAAAAGTTAGAAGAAAACCTTATGCTGTAATCTTATTGGATGAGATTGAAAAAGCACATCCTGATGTATTCAATATCTTATTGCAGGTTTTGGATGAAGGACAGTTAACCGATAGTTTGGGTCGTAAAGTTGATTTTAGAAATACAATCATCATCATGACTTCGAATATTGGTGCCCGTCAACTTAAAGATTTTGGACAAGGCGTTGGTTTCTCTACAGCAGCGAAAACAAACCAGGCCGATTCTCACAGTCGTGGTGTAATAGAAAGTGCATTAAAACGTGCTTTTGCTCCTGAGTTCTTAAACCGTGTTGATGATGTAGTGGTATTTAATAGCTTAGGTAAAGATGAAATCTTCAGAATTATCGATATCGAATTAAAAGCTTTATTCGGTCGCGTTCATACCCTTGGTTATGAAATTGCATTAACCGAGAATGCTAAAGAATACATTGCTGAGAAAGGTTTTGACAGTAATTTTGGTGCTCGTCCGTTAAAAAGGGCCATCCAGAAATATTTAGAGGATCCAATTGCAGAAGAAATTCTTAAAGGCGAACTGGCTGAAGGTGATGTTTTAGAAATTGATTATGATAAAACGAGCGAGCTGATTTCGATCAACCATAAAAAAGGTGAAAAGAAAAAAGAAGAGCCAAAACAAGAAGAAGATTCTTCCAGTAAATAA